The proteins below come from a single Sander vitreus isolate 19-12246 chromosome 15, sanVit1, whole genome shotgun sequence genomic window:
- the litafd gene encoding lITAF domain-containing protein: MSQLQSVWTLHQQHLTHTSLHTDCDSPPSTMSSSGKKEPPPYIIPVDGQGQKDVTVYHVHTPFNPPSNSESAANSTPVYTSGGGGTGSGLQSGDGKTRFVSYDGALGHSAGMTTCTSCQQQVMTNVTYKAGTYAWLMCLLFICCGLVLCCCLIPFFLKSFKDAYHTCPRCNRVLYVDKKKCCK; encoded by the exons ATGTCACAGTTACAGTCTGTCTGGACTCTACACCAGCAACATCTTACACACACATCTCTGCATACAGACTGCGACAGCCCGCCAAG cacaATGAGTTCGTCTGGAAAAAAAGAACCTCCTCCCTACATCATACCAG TCGATGGTCAGGGTCAGAAGGATGTGACAGTTTACCACGTCCACACTCCATTCAATCCTCCGTCCAACTCAGAGAGCGCCGCTAATTCCACGCCAG TGTACACCAGCGGAGGAGGCGGCACTGGTTCAGGTCTCCAATCTGGAGATGGCAAAACTAGGTTTGTGAGCTACGACGGAGCGCTGGGGCATTCTGCCGGCATGACCACCTGCACCTCCTGCCAGCAGCAGGTCATGACCAACGTCACCTACAAGGCCGGGACATACGCTTGGCTGATGTGCTTACTCTTCATCTGCTGCGG gttAGTCCTTTGCTGCTGTCTGATTCCTTTCTTCCTGAAAAGCTTCAAGGATGCGTACCACACGTGCCCCCGCTGCAACAGAGTGCTCTACGTTGACaagaaaaaatgctgtaaatga